A window from Azoarcus sp. DD4 encodes these proteins:
- the hrcA gene encoding heat-inducible transcriptional repressor HrcA: protein MNPLDARSQILLKTLIERYIAEGQPVGSRALSRYSGLELSPATVRNVMSDLEEMGFIASPHTSAGRVPTALGYRFFVDALLTVHPMERARVQALKGQLMPDQPQRLISSASHLLSDLTQFAGVVVAPRKEAVRIRQIEFISLSETRILLIIVTTAGDVQNRILLTRRAYSASELSGAAIYLNEHFAGLSFDEIRERIQDELKQLHSDMSELMTATVEAGTEAVAETESNYVISGETNLLDVEDLSSNMSRLRELFKLFEQKTGLMQLLDLSNRAQGVQIFIGGESGLAPLDGCSVITAAYEVDGEVVGSVGVIGPTRMAYDRVIPIVDITARLLSNALSSNH, encoded by the coding sequence ATGAACCCGCTCGACGCCCGCTCCCAGATCCTGCTCAAGACGCTGATCGAACGCTATATCGCCGAGGGGCAGCCGGTCGGCTCGCGTGCGCTTTCCCGCTATTCCGGCCTGGAGCTGTCGCCGGCGACCGTGCGCAACGTGATGAGCGACCTCGAAGAGATGGGCTTCATCGCCAGCCCGCACACCTCGGCGGGTCGCGTGCCGACCGCGCTGGGCTACCGCTTCTTCGTCGATGCGCTGCTCACGGTGCATCCGATGGAGCGCGCGCGGGTCCAGGCCCTCAAGGGCCAGCTGATGCCCGACCAGCCGCAGCGCCTGATCAGCTCGGCCTCGCACCTGCTGTCCGACCTCACCCAGTTCGCCGGCGTGGTGGTGGCCCCGCGCAAAGAGGCGGTGCGCATCCGCCAGATCGAATTCATCAGCCTGTCCGAAACCCGCATCCTGCTCATCATCGTCACCACCGCGGGCGACGTGCAGAACCGCATCCTGCTCACCCGGCGGGCCTACTCCGCGTCCGAACTGAGCGGCGCGGCAATCTACCTGAACGAGCACTTCGCCGGCCTGTCCTTCGACGAAATCCGCGAACGCATCCAGGACGAGCTCAAACAGTTGCACAGCGACATGAGCGAGCTGATGACGGCCACGGTGGAGGCCGGCACCGAGGCGGTGGCGGAAACCGAGAGCAACTACGTCATTTCCGGCGAGACGAACCTGCTCGACGTCGAGGACCTGTCGTCCAACATGTCGCGGCTGCGCGAGCTCTTCAAGCTCTTCGAGCAGAAGACCGGCCTGATGCAGCTGCTGGACCTGTCCAACCGGGCGCAGGGCGTGCAGATTTTCATCGGCGGCGAATCCGGCCTTGCCCCCCTCGATGGCTGCAGCGTGATCACCGCCGCCTACGAGGTGGACGGCGAGGTGGTCGGCTCGGTCGGCGTCATCGGTCCCACCCGCATGGCCTACGACCGCGTGATTCCCATCGTGGATATCACCGCGCGCCTGCTGTCGAACGCCCTTTCATCGAATCACTGA